From the genome of Deinococcus sp. JMULE3, one region includes:
- a CDS encoding prepilin-type N-terminal cleavage/methylation domain-containing protein, with protein sequence MRQGFTLVELLITLAILGIVLAIGSFSMLSYWNSRQLQEGAAQLASDVERVRSGALRYNTTATFQQVDTTTYRLTINGVSSTTTLPYNLSLTNAPVTLTYSAPYSELTSSPATLVLRHPRSARTAQLRTVGVTGKVIQDGS encoded by the coding sequence GTGCGGCAGGGCTTCACCCTGGTGGAACTGCTGATCACCCTGGCGATCCTGGGGATCGTCCTGGCGATCGGCAGCTTCTCCATGCTCAGCTACTGGAATTCCCGGCAGTTGCAGGAGGGCGCCGCGCAGCTGGCGAGCGACGTGGAACGCGTCCGCAGCGGCGCCCTGCGGTACAACACCACCGCGACCTTCCAGCAGGTGGATACCACCACGTACCGCCTGACCATCAACGGGGTCAGCAGCACGACCACGCTGCCCTATAACCTCTCGCTCACGAACGCGCCTGTCACCCTGACGTACAGCGCGCCGTACAGTGAACTGACCAGTTCCCCCGCGACCCTGGTGCTGCGCCACCCGCGCAGCGCCCGCACGGCGCAGCTGCGCACGGTCGGGGTGACGGGTAAGGTGATCCAGGATGGCTCCTGA
- a CDS encoding 4'-phosphopantetheinyl transferase superfamily protein, producing the protein MIVAVGHDLIEISRIRRMLQREGRRAEKLFAPTELEYCARLTDPAPSLAARFAAKEAFQKVWPRPHGWRDVWVQRDRTPGGPFPFAPPVLGFTPDIAAELTERGWVAHLTLTHTKEHASAVVILEAR; encoded by the coding sequence ATGATCGTCGCCGTGGGGCATGACCTGATCGAGATCAGCCGCATCCGGCGCATGCTGCAGCGTGAAGGCAGACGCGCCGAGAAGCTCTTCGCGCCCACCGAACTGGAGTACTGCGCCCGCCTGACCGACCCCGCCCCCAGCCTCGCCGCGCGCTTCGCCGCGAAGGAAGCCTTCCAGAAGGTCTGGCCGCGCCCGCACGGCTGGCGGGACGTGTGGGTGCAGCGCGACCGCACCCCCGGCGGCCCCTTTCCGTTCGCGCCGCCCGTGCTGGGCTTCACGCCCGACATCGCCGCTGAACTGACCGAACGCGGCTGGGTGGCGCACCTGACGCTGACGCACACCAAGGAACACGCCTCGGCGGTCGTCATTCTGGAGGCCCGTTGA
- a CDS encoding metal-dependent hydrolase — MNIHFIGHSTFLLESGGHRLLIDPFIEGNPQATVTLQDALDWKPSAVLISHAHGDHWGNALDFARAGVPLIATAEIATYAARNGATHPVGMNIGGTYRAAWGSVTLTPAWHSSSFPDGTYGGMPTGLIIELGGKRVYFAGDTNLFGDMSLIGARGLDAALLPIGDHYTMGPEEAARTLDLLKPRVAIPMHYGTFPPLTGDPAVFQREGEARGVDVRILKPGEHTTL, encoded by the coding sequence ATGAACATCCACTTCATCGGGCACAGCACCTTCCTCCTCGAAAGCGGCGGGCACCGCCTGCTCATCGACCCGTTCATCGAAGGCAACCCCCAGGCCACCGTCACGCTGCAAGACGCCCTGGACTGGAAGCCCAGCGCCGTGCTGATCAGCCACGCGCACGGGGACCACTGGGGCAACGCCCTGGACTTCGCCCGCGCGGGTGTGCCGCTGATCGCCACCGCCGAGATCGCCACGTACGCCGCGAGGAACGGCGCCACGCACCCGGTCGGCATGAACATCGGCGGGACGTACCGCGCCGCGTGGGGCAGCGTCACCCTGACGCCCGCGTGGCACTCCTCGTCCTTCCCGGACGGCACCTACGGCGGCATGCCCACCGGCCTGATCATCGAACTGGGCGGCAAACGCGTGTACTTCGCGGGCGATACCAACCTCTTCGGCGACATGAGCCTGATCGGAGCGCGCGGTCTGGACGCCGCCCTGCTCCCCATCGGCGACCACTACACCATGGGCCCCGAGGAAGCCGCCCGCACCCTGGACCTCCTGAAGCCCCGGGTGGCGATCCCCATGCACTACGGCACCTTCCCCCCGCTGACCGGCGACCCCGCCGTCTTCCAGCGTGAAGGCGAGGCGCGCGGCGTGGACGTCCGCATCCTGAAGCCCGGCGAGCACACCACCCTGTAA
- a CDS encoding RidA family protein, protein MRQNISSGSPWEAKIGYARAVKIGNVVHVSGTTATVNGEVVGEGDPAEQTRAVLGIIRRALETAGARLEDVVRTRIYVTDIRQWEEIGLAHGEVFGDIRPATTMVQVAALIDPLHLVEIEAEAILP, encoded by the coding sequence ATGAGGCAGAACATCAGCAGCGGCAGCCCCTGGGAAGCGAAGATCGGCTACGCCCGCGCCGTCAAGATCGGGAACGTCGTGCACGTCAGCGGAACGACCGCCACCGTGAACGGCGAGGTCGTCGGCGAGGGCGACCCCGCCGAGCAGACCCGCGCGGTCCTCGGGATCATCCGCCGCGCCCTGGAAACCGCCGGAGCGCGCCTGGAGGACGTGGTGCGCACCCGCATCTACGTGACGGACATCCGCCAGTGGGAGGAGATCGGCCTCGCGCACGGCGAGGTCTTCGGCGACATCCGCCCCGCCACGACCATGGTGCAGGTCGCCGCGCTGATCGACCCGCTGCACCTCGTGGAGATCGAGGCCGAGGCGATCCTCCCCTGA
- the cdaA gene encoding diadenylate cyclase CdaA: MPPLGQISVRDVLDILLVTFLVYQGYLLVSGTRAVNVVRGILVFAGVWVAAQLLGLTTLSYLLGRAGTVGIFALIVLFQPELRAVLERVGRPRGRDTGASGAALQDLARAMERLAERKTGALIAIERRTPLGEYAATGVSLDALVSVPFLEALFARNAPLHDGGVIIQGSRVIAAGCLFPLQSSDGTYRRYGTRHRAAIGLSELTDAVVLVVSEERGSMRVALQGRLGPDLTGAELREHLRTLVYDPAGYGPLPSTPEAP, translated from the coding sequence ATGCCGCCACTTGGACAGATCAGTGTCCGGGATGTTCTGGACATCCTGCTGGTCACGTTCCTGGTGTATCAGGGCTACCTGCTGGTGTCGGGGACGCGGGCGGTGAACGTGGTGCGCGGCATCCTGGTGTTCGCCGGGGTGTGGGTGGCGGCGCAGCTGCTGGGCCTGACCACGCTGTCGTACCTGCTGGGCCGCGCCGGGACGGTGGGGATCTTCGCGCTGATCGTGCTGTTCCAGCCGGAACTGCGCGCCGTGCTGGAACGCGTGGGTCGCCCGCGCGGGCGGGACACCGGGGCGAGCGGCGCGGCGCTGCAGGACCTCGCGCGGGCCATGGAGCGGCTCGCGGAACGCAAGACGGGCGCGCTGATCGCCATCGAGCGCCGCACGCCGCTGGGCGAGTACGCCGCGACGGGCGTGTCGCTGGACGCGCTGGTCAGCGTGCCGTTCCTGGAGGCCCTGTTCGCCCGCAACGCGCCGCTGCACGACGGGGGCGTGATCATCCAGGGGTCGCGGGTGATCGCCGCCGGGTGCCTGTTCCCGCTGCAGTCCAGTGACGGCACGTACCGCCGTTACGGCACGCGGCACCGCGCGGCGATCGGCCTGTCGGAACTGACGGACGCGGTGGTGCTGGTCGTCAGCGAGGAGCGCGGGAGCATGCGCGTGGCGCTGCAGGGGCGGCTGGGGCCGGACCTGACCGGCGCGGAGCTGCGCGAACACCTGCGGACCCTGGTGTACGACCCGGCCGGGTACGGCCCGCTGCCGTCCACTCCGGAGGCGCCGTGA
- a CDS encoding HepT-like ribonuclease domain-containing protein, producing the protein MPAAEPLFPDLRLPTIAAALRAARPAWEALGVARVRVFGSVARGEAGPDSDIDVLIDFRPGPARGLLDLMRVRDLFEDVLKRRVDVMTPGALRPPLRREVLADAVDVLAVPEPAPRSHRPKRWRWRVFDLLATLDRIVAFTDGHSLTTFERDEVVRDAVLHNLTRLGETTKFIPQSVQDTHPEVPWVLLRDIRNTVAHDYFGIEAGLIWHTARVDLPALRPALQALADRPEETAGSLPGQR; encoded by the coding sequence ATGCCTGCCGCCGAGCCGCTGTTCCCGGACCTGCGCCTGCCGACCATCGCAGCGGCGCTGCGGGCGGCGCGGCCCGCGTGGGAGGCGCTGGGCGTGGCGCGCGTGCGGGTCTTCGGGTCGGTGGCGCGCGGCGAGGCCGGGCCGGACAGTGACATCGACGTGCTGATCGACTTCCGGCCCGGCCCGGCGCGGGGCCTGCTGGACCTGATGCGGGTGCGGGACCTGTTCGAGGACGTCCTGAAGCGCCGCGTGGACGTCATGACACCCGGCGCGCTGCGCCCACCCCTGCGCCGCGAGGTGCTGGCGGACGCCGTGGACGTCCTGGCGGTGCCGGAGCCCGCGCCCCGCTCGCACCGCCCGAAGCGGTGGCGCTGGCGGGTGTTCGACCTGCTGGCGACCCTGGACCGCATCGTGGCGTTCACGGACGGGCATTCCCTGACGACCTTCGAGCGGGACGAGGTGGTGCGGGACGCCGTGCTGCACAACCTGACGCGGCTGGGCGAGACGACGAAGTTCATCCCGCAGAGCGTGCAGGACACCCACCCCGAGGTGCCGTGGGTGCTGCTGCGCGACATCCGGAACACGGTCGCGCACGACTATTTCGGGATCGAGGCGGGCCTGATCTGGCACACGGCGCGCGTGGACCTCCCGGCACTGCGCCCCGCACTCCAGGCGCTGGCAGACAGGCCGGAGGAGACTGCCGGGTCACTGCCAGGGCAGCGCTGA
- a CDS encoding type II secretion system protein J: MAPERTQGFTLIEVLISIVVLAVVLAMVSSIMTGLFRNNRQAEQRQNLSVRLQSTAEGLRRHWLDPNASPDATRTLGNYRLQRGCVDSFPVPAGMTVTVWDVTPDGQGDFTVSAPYTLVNNCAAAAVRPGRSVRRVRVQNTANGTTNEITFEMYGG; this comes from the coding sequence ATGGCTCCTGAACGAACGCAAGGCTTCACCCTCATCGAAGTGCTGATCTCCATCGTCGTGCTGGCCGTCGTGCTGGCCATGGTGTCCTCGATCATGACCGGCCTGTTCCGCAACAACCGCCAGGCCGAGCAGCGGCAGAACCTCAGTGTCCGCCTGCAGTCCACCGCGGAGGGACTGCGGCGACACTGGCTCGACCCGAACGCCTCCCCGGACGCGACCAGGACGCTCGGGAACTACCGTCTGCAGCGCGGCTGCGTGGACAGCTTCCCGGTCCCGGCCGGGATGACCGTCACGGTCTGGGACGTGACACCGGACGGGCAGGGTGACTTCACGGTCAGTGCGCCGTACACCCTGGTGAACAACTGCGCCGCCGCCGCCGTCCGCCCAGGCCGCAGCGTGCGGCGCGTGCGGGTGCAGAACACCGCGAACGGCACCACGAACGAGATCACCTTCGAGATGTATGGCGGCTGA
- a CDS encoding Cof-type HAD-IIB family hydrolase yields MRTRLIATDLDGTLLDSGLQVRARTRAALDVARAAGIEVVPVTARQPRGLGLIAAQAGFTGWALCGNGAHGIHLGTGKTLFEAHVDVEAQWAVTAALNERIGGLLFVSVRERGEVFAAQAGYAELAHFEDHKRHPHEMQALPLADVLAAPSLKLIVRHPTLSPDELLREARALDHPGVAVTHSGAPFIEILAAGVSKAWGLAHLCAHLGIQQEEVLAFGDAPNDAEMLAWAGRGVAMAHAHPDALRAADTVTLSNDEDGVAAVIETLPELSAR; encoded by the coding sequence TTGAGGACCCGCCTGATCGCCACGGACCTGGACGGCACGCTGCTGGACTCGGGGCTGCAGGTGAGGGCCCGCACCCGCGCGGCGCTGGACGTCGCCCGCGCGGCGGGGATCGAGGTGGTGCCCGTCACGGCGCGGCAGCCGCGTGGTCTGGGGTTGATCGCGGCGCAGGCGGGCTTCACCGGCTGGGCGCTGTGCGGGAACGGCGCGCACGGCATTCACCTGGGGACTGGGAAGACGCTGTTCGAGGCGCACGTGGACGTGGAGGCCCAGTGGGCGGTCACGGCGGCCCTGAACGAGCGGATCGGGGGGCTGCTGTTCGTGTCGGTCCGCGAGCGGGGCGAGGTGTTCGCCGCGCAGGCCGGGTACGCGGAACTGGCGCACTTCGAGGATCACAAGCGGCACCCGCACGAGATGCAGGCCCTGCCCCTGGCGGACGTGCTGGCCGCGCCCAGCCTGAAACTGATCGTCCGGCACCCCACTCTCAGCCCCGACGAGTTGCTGCGCGAGGCTCGCGCGCTGGACCATCCCGGCGTGGCGGTCACGCACAGCGGCGCGCCGTTCATCGAGATCCTCGCGGCGGGCGTCAGTAAGGCCTGGGGCCTCGCGCACCTGTGCGCCCACCTGGGCATCCAGCAGGAGGAGGTGCTGGCGTTCGGGGACGCGCCCAACGACGCCGAGATGCTCGCCTGGGCCGGGCGCGGGGTCGCGATGGCCCACGCCCACCCCGACGCCCTGCGCGCCGCCGACACGGTCACGCTGAGCAACGACGAGGACGGTGTGGCCGCCGTGATCGAGACGCTGCCGGAACTGTCCGCCCGCTGA
- a CDS encoding class I SAM-dependent RNA methyltransferase, producing MSDALLTLEIEKLVAGGLGLARDESGVVLVRGALPGEQVTARVRSGKGVRQGVTVEVLRRSPDRVDGPDLPTADLAHASYEAQLGFKRAFVEEALSRIAKVRHGVAATVPSPQAWGYRNTAQYLVTPQGLAYRERRGSDPLVVRVDPLVMPQIQAVLDRIDPERLDPATEVAFRASRLTGEVVAAVIGAGEPKAFLRASDHLMEAGVVGVSLAQPAGRRFSAGVRLIAGEGEITEQFGEVQVRVSATGFAQVNPEAAGLAYRRATQLAGEGEHAVDLYGGAGAIGRHLAKHFRRVTVLDSSAEALARGRQDVANTGEGNVTFRNGDAARFSELGTDVIVVDPPRAGLEEAARDHIHASTADRLVYVSCDPATWARDVGDLVRRGWKLGEVVPHDFYPQTSHVEIVSVLNR from the coding sequence ATGTCGGACGCACTGCTTACGCTGGAAATCGAGAAACTTGTAGCCGGGGGGCTGGGGCTGGCCCGGGACGAGTCCGGCGTGGTGCTGGTCCGGGGGGCGCTGCCGGGTGAGCAGGTCACGGCGCGGGTGCGCAGCGGAAAGGGCGTGCGCCAGGGCGTGACGGTGGAGGTGCTGCGCCGCAGCCCGGACCGCGTGGACGGCCCGGACCTGCCCACGGCGGATCTGGCGCACGCGAGCTACGAGGCGCAGCTGGGCTTCAAGCGGGCGTTCGTGGAGGAGGCCCTGAGCCGCATCGCGAAGGTGCGGCATGGGGTGGCGGCGACGGTGCCGAGCCCGCAGGCGTGGGGGTACCGGAACACCGCGCAGTACCTCGTGACGCCGCAGGGCTTGGCGTACCGCGAGCGGCGCGGCAGCGATCCGCTGGTGGTGCGCGTGGACCCGCTGGTGATGCCGCAGATTCAGGCGGTGCTGGACCGCATCGATCCCGAGCGGCTGGACCCGGCGACCGAGGTGGCGTTCCGCGCCAGTCGCCTGACGGGCGAGGTCGTGGCGGCCGTGATCGGGGCGGGGGAACCGAAGGCATTCCTGCGGGCCAGTGATCACCTGATGGAGGCCGGCGTGGTGGGCGTGAGTCTGGCGCAGCCGGCGGGTCGGCGCTTCAGTGCGGGCGTGCGACTCATCGCGGGTGAGGGTGAGATCACCGAGCAGTTCGGGGAGGTGCAGGTGCGGGTGTCCGCGACGGGCTTCGCGCAGGTGAACCCGGAGGCGGCGGGTCTCGCGTACCGACGGGCGACGCAGCTGGCCGGTGAGGGTGAGCACGCCGTGGACCTGTACGGCGGGGCGGGGGCGATCGGTCGTCACCTCGCGAAGCACTTCCGGCGGGTGACGGTGCTGGACTCGTCCGCGGAGGCGCTGGCGCGCGGGCGGCAGGACGTGGCGAACACCGGTGAGGGGAACGTGACGTTCCGCAACGGGGACGCGGCGCGCTTCAGTGAGCTGGGCACGGACGTGATCGTGGTGGACCCGCCGCGCGCGGGGCTGGAGGAGGCGGCGCGGGATCACATCCACGCGAGCACGGCGGACCGGCTGGTGTACGTGTCGTGCGACCCGGCGACGTGGGCGCGGGACGTCGGAGATCTGGTGCGGCGCGGCTGGAAGCTGGGCGAGGTGGTCCCGCATGACTTCTACCCGCAGACGAGTCACGTGGAGATCGTGAGTGTCCTGAACCGCTGA
- a CDS encoding prepilin-type N-terminal cleavage/methylation domain-containing protein — protein sequence MHRLPQPHAGLTLIEILITLTLGLLILGAAYSLTTSTADANALLTARTQLRADAMVGTQLLSARLREACSVMTAGTSVTLPAVPGTKNAAGTRVWKVGTNFMGLVVPARVTEVGSTPVLYAYYLMDRTTYNDQMSAQQKIAATGAASLVLMEFQVPLPSTPDPCAVPALGALSIPSGGARALMLAENVRPPTAAEVALTAESDLALTYRLRFEKTIGGKATVYPPLADTPLQASIVGRNVR from the coding sequence ATGCACCGACTGCCGCAGCCGCACGCGGGCCTGACCCTGATCGAGATCCTGATCACGCTGACGCTGGGCCTCCTGATCCTGGGCGCAGCGTACTCACTGACGACCAGCACCGCCGACGCCAACGCCCTGCTGACGGCCCGGACGCAGCTGCGCGCCGACGCCATGGTCGGCACGCAGCTGCTCAGCGCGCGGTTGCGTGAGGCCTGCAGCGTGATGACGGCCGGGACCAGCGTCACCCTGCCCGCGGTGCCCGGCACGAAGAACGCGGCCGGGACCAGGGTGTGGAAGGTCGGAACGAATTTCATGGGGCTGGTCGTCCCGGCCCGCGTGACCGAGGTCGGCAGCACCCCGGTGCTGTACGCGTACTACCTGATGGACCGCACGACGTACAACGATCAGATGTCCGCGCAGCAGAAGATCGCCGCGACGGGCGCGGCCTCGCTGGTCCTGATGGAGTTCCAGGTGCCGCTGCCGTCCACCCCGGACCCCTGCGCGGTACCGGCGCTGGGCGCTCTGTCAATTCCGTCCGGCGGGGCGCGGGCGCTGATGCTCGCCGAGAACGTCCGCCCCCCCACCGCCGCCGAGGTCGCCCTGACGGCCGAGTCGGATCTGGCGCTGACGTACCGCCTGCGGTTCGAGAAGACCATCGGCGGGAAGGCCACGGTGTACCCGCCGCTGGCGGACACGCCTCTGCAGGCGTCCATCGTGGGTCGCAACGTCCGCTGA
- a CDS encoding dynamin family protein yields the protein MLVSDRVQGLLSRERGLLGDVQAFLEAQGAPPEVVGHARQALRNLDEAFLLVVVGEFNAGKSSFVNALLGAAVLPEGVTPTTDRIYVLVHGEQPGQMEPTSDPFVSRLTYPLPSLEGVALVDTPGTNAIIRQHQALTEGFLPRADLVLFLTSADRPFTESERQFLELAARWGRGVIMVVNKADLLETPEQREQVRAFVETGARGVLGLTPPVLLISARAEQRGGDAGFAALRSLLQERLSETERTRLKLLSPLNTVSQLLNGEATRAEGARTTLTEDLRVLGDLEAQRSTHGETMLGELDGQLNRVSRLLSEFEVRADRFIDARLRFSNLRGLLNSRELEEDFRREAVADLPEAIDRQFGTMIDRFVEANLHFWEDVQAFLIRRQPSQEVARTRFSYDRAALLEGIAGSAREHLATTTEQELARNLSRDAEDAMKGVIGGLAGGVGIGAGIGALVGASALDFTGGILAGLTLGSLGLFVLPNKRIQAHRQLRNRVAELREALERIVRREFEREQERADTRLHDAISPFTRFTRQEQARLDAARTRSGELRAELDALQGEVKALG from the coding sequence ATGCTGGTATCGGATCGGGTGCAGGGGCTGCTGTCGCGTGAGCGGGGGCTGCTGGGGGACGTGCAGGCGTTTCTGGAGGCGCAGGGCGCGCCGCCGGAGGTGGTGGGGCACGCCCGGCAGGCGCTGCGGAACCTCGATGAGGCGTTCCTGCTGGTGGTGGTGGGTGAGTTCAACGCGGGGAAGAGTTCCTTCGTGAATGCGCTGCTGGGCGCGGCGGTGCTCCCTGAGGGCGTGACGCCCACCACGGACCGCATCTACGTGCTGGTGCACGGGGAGCAGCCGGGGCAGATGGAGCCCACCAGTGATCCCTTCGTGAGTCGCCTGACGTACCCGCTGCCCAGCCTGGAGGGGGTGGCGCTGGTGGACACGCCGGGCACGAACGCGATCATCCGGCAGCATCAGGCGCTGACCGAGGGGTTCCTGCCGCGCGCGGACCTCGTGCTGTTCCTGACGTCGGCGGACCGGCCATTCACGGAGTCCGAACGGCAGTTCCTCGAACTCGCGGCCCGCTGGGGGCGCGGCGTGATCATGGTCGTGAACAAGGCCGACCTGCTCGAAACCCCCGAGCAGCGCGAGCAGGTCCGCGCGTTCGTGGAGACCGGGGCGCGCGGCGTGCTGGGCCTGACCCCACCCGTGCTGCTGATCAGTGCCCGCGCCGAGCAGCGCGGCGGGGACGCGGGCTTCGCGGCGCTGCGCTCGCTGCTGCAGGAGCGCCTGTCCGAGACGGAACGCACCCGCCTGAAACTCCTGAGTCCCCTGAACACCGTGTCGCAGCTTCTGAACGGCGAGGCCACCCGCGCGGAGGGAGCCCGCACCACCCTGACCGAGGATCTGCGTGTCCTGGGCGACCTGGAGGCGCAGCGGTCCACGCACGGCGAGACGATGCTGGGCGAACTCGACGGGCAGCTGAACCGCGTTTCTCGCCTCCTGAGCGAGTTCGAGGTCCGCGCCGACCGCTTCATCGACGCGCGGCTGCGCTTCTCGAACCTGCGCGGGCTGCTGAACAGCCGCGAACTGGAGGAGGACTTCCGGCGCGAGGCGGTCGCGGACCTGCCCGAGGCGATCGACCGGCAGTTCGGCACGATGATCGACCGCTTCGTGGAGGCGAACCTGCACTTCTGGGAGGACGTGCAGGCGTTCCTGATCCGCCGCCAGCCCAGCCAGGAGGTGGCCCGCACCCGCTTCTCGTACGACCGCGCCGCGCTCCTGGAGGGCATCGCCGGGTCGGCCCGCGAGCACCTCGCGACGACCACCGAGCAGGAACTCGCCCGGAACCTCTCCCGCGACGCGGAGGACGCCATGAAGGGCGTGATCGGCGGCCTGGCGGGCGGCGTCGGGATCGGCGCGGGCATCGGTGCGCTCGTGGGTGCCAGCGCACTGGACTTCACCGGGGGCATCCTGGCGGGCCTGACGCTGGGCAGCCTGGGCCTGTTCGTCCTGCCGAACAAACGCATCCAGGCGCACCGGCAGCTGCGCAACCGCGTGGCGGAACTGCGCGAGGCGCTGGAACGCATCGTGCGGCGCGAGTTCGAACGCGAACAGGAACGCGCCGACACGCGCCTGCACGACGCGATCAGCCCCTTCACGCGCTTCACGCGGCAGGAGCAGGCGCGACTGGACGCGGCCCGCACCCGCTCCGGGGAGCTGCGCGCCGAACTGGACGCCCTGCAGGGCGAGGTCAAGGCGCTGGGGTAA
- a CDS encoding aldo/keto reductase: MTFLPAEAPRLGLGLAALGRPGYINLGHGVDLADRSVEGLRAQAWAVLDAAWAAGVRYFDTARSYGLGEAFLGGWLAARGLGPDSGVRVGSKWGYTYVADWRVDAQTHEVKTHDLPTLTRQWPETLAALGREPDAYLIHSATLDSGVLENAAVLGRLAELAASGVRVGLSTSGPAQADTLRRAQAVQVDGANPFSVVQATWNALDPSAGAALAEAHAAGWTVVVKEGVANGRLTTHGLTGRGDVPAPLARLAHEHGVTPDAVALAAVLAQPWADVVLSGASTTGQLAQNLAALRLTLPADALRDLKQPPAQYWAARSALPWQ, encoded by the coding sequence ATGACCTTCCTTCCTGCTGAGGCGCCCCGACTGGGGCTGGGACTGGCTGCGCTGGGGCGGCCCGGGTACATCAACCTGGGGCACGGCGTGGACCTCGCGGACCGCAGCGTGGAGGGGCTGCGCGCGCAGGCGTGGGCGGTGCTGGACGCCGCGTGGGCGGCGGGCGTGCGGTACTTCGACACGGCCCGCAGTTACGGGCTGGGCGAGGCGTTCCTGGGCGGTTGGCTGGCCGCGCGCGGGCTCGGGCCGGATTCGGGCGTGCGGGTGGGCAGCAAGTGGGGGTACACGTACGTCGCGGACTGGCGCGTGGACGCCCAGACGCACGAGGTGAAGACCCACGACCTGCCTACCCTGACGCGGCAGTGGCCGGAGACCCTGGCGGCGCTGGGGCGCGAGCCGGACGCGTACCTGATCCACTCGGCGACGCTGGACTCCGGCGTGCTGGAGAACGCAGCGGTGCTGGGGCGACTGGCGGAACTGGCCGCGTCGGGCGTGCGGGTGGGCCTGTCCACCAGCGGTCCCGCGCAGGCCGACACGCTGCGTCGCGCGCAGGCCGTGCAGGTGGACGGCGCGAACCCCTTCAGCGTGGTGCAGGCCACCTGGAACGCGCTGGACCCATCGGCAGGCGCGGCCCTTGCCGAGGCGCACGCGGCGGGCTGGACGGTCGTCGTGAAGGAAGGCGTGGCGAACGGCCGCCTGACCACCCACGGCCTGACCGGGCGCGGCGACGTGCCCGCTCCCCTGGCCCGGCTGGCCCACGAGCACGGGGTCACGCCGGACGCCGTGGCCCTCGCGGCGGTCCTGGCGCAGCCCTGGGCGGACGTGGTCCTCAGCGGGGCCAGCACCACCGGGCAGCTGGCACAGAACCTCGCCGCGCTGCGCCTGACCCTTCCGGCGGACGCGCTGCGCGACCTGAAGCAACCTCCGGCGCAGTACTGGGCGGCCCGCTCAGCGCTGCCCTGGCAGTGA
- a CDS encoding acyltransferase, which produces MTWLKPVEIGQDAQATYNEFLRDLDARLSDPGTDRFELAAGVLAEIMYGRPLGQLRVDAPLAALNVDARNVTFEAEYYMATDTEAFTRVKPLLWLWKNADLTPVGQNPVLGIPLRRVLAGHIFRRVGRDFKCWQNVEFSVGYNMEVGDDVVVHRHVLLDDIGGIELHDNASISDYVNVYSHTHSVLDGPDVTLRRTVIGRGARVTYHSTVLAGSVISDDAMLATHALLRGDIPPHGIAMGVPARTTRFKVRPAQDVHVDSRSFVRAADRKANPEFPEPTPNQTRLPEEQEQPRPLVTGQG; this is translated from the coding sequence GTGACGTGGCTCAAACCGGTGGAGATTGGTCAGGACGCGCAGGCGACCTACAACGAGTTCCTGCGTGATCTGGACGCGCGCCTGTCGGATCCGGGCACGGACCGGTTCGAGCTGGCGGCGGGGGTGCTCGCGGAGATCATGTATGGGCGGCCTCTGGGGCAGCTGCGGGTGGACGCGCCGCTGGCGGCGTTGAACGTGGACGCGCGGAACGTGACGTTCGAGGCGGAGTACTACATGGCGACGGACACGGAGGCGTTCACGCGGGTGAAGCCGCTGCTGTGGCTGTGGAAGAACGCGGACCTGACGCCGGTGGGGCAGAACCCGGTGCTGGGCATTCCGCTGCGGCGGGTGCTGGCGGGGCACATCTTCCGGCGGGTGGGGCGGGACTTCAAGTGCTGGCAGAACGTGGAGTTCAGCGTCGGGTACAACATGGAGGTCGGGGACGACGTGGTCGTGCACCGGCACGTGCTGCTGGACGATATCGGCGGGATCGAGCTGCACGACAACGCGAGCATCAGCGATTACGTGAACGTGTACAGCCACACGCACAGCGTGCTGGACGGCCCGGACGTGACGTTGCGGCGTACGGTGATCGGGCGGGGCGCGCGGGTGACGTACCACTCGACGGTGCTGGCGGGCAGCGTGATCAGTGACGACGCGATGCTGGCGACGCACGCGCTGCTGCGCGGCGACATTCCCCCGCATGGGATCGCGATGGGGGTCCCGGCGCGCACGACGCGCTTCAAGGTGCGCCCGGCGCAGGACGTGCACGTGGATTCGCGGTCGTTCGTTCGCGCGGCGGACCGTAAGGCGAACCCGGAGTTCCCGGAGCCCACGCCGAACCAGACGCGGCTGCCGGAGGAGCAGGAGCAGCCGCGTCCGCTGGTGACCGGGCAGGGCTGA